One Halalkalicoccus sp. CG83 DNA segment encodes these proteins:
- a CDS encoding YihY/virulence factor BrkB family protein: MIREIVVLATKKEVPFLAASIAYYAFAALIPLLLFAFIVVSAIGGTDLAVRIVVVTQGFLTPTSQELIRNAITQTEGRTGVIVGAGLVFVWSVFRLLRGLEIAISMVYETELSPPVLTQLTTATMLFLALLIAGTGLISISVLFAVLPDLPLIGLASAGAVLVALILVFWPIYYLLPAIDHSLVDALPGAIVAAVSWAILNTLFGIYAAHASQYEVYGVLGGVLLLLAWFYISGVIIVFGAVINAVLY, from the coding sequence GTGATTCGGGAGATAGTTGTCCTTGCGACGAAAAAGGAAGTGCCGTTTCTGGCCGCCAGTATTGCCTATTACGCGTTTGCCGCGTTGATTCCGCTGTTACTGTTTGCGTTTATCGTGGTCTCGGCCATCGGTGGGACTGATCTCGCGGTGCGGATCGTGGTTGTGACCCAGGGATTTCTGACGCCGACCAGTCAAGAGCTGATTCGTAATGCGATCACACAGACCGAAGGACGGACGGGCGTCATCGTCGGAGCGGGCCTCGTTTTCGTCTGGAGCGTGTTTCGCCTTCTCCGAGGTCTTGAGATCGCGATTTCGATGGTATATGAGACGGAGCTATCACCGCCGGTTCTCACACAGCTCACGACCGCTACAATGCTGTTTCTTGCGCTGTTAATCGCCGGGACCGGACTGATCAGTATCAGCGTTCTGTTCGCAGTTCTCCCCGACCTCCCGCTCATCGGACTTGCAAGTGCGGGAGCGGTACTAGTCGCTCTCATATTGGTCTTTTGGCCGATCTACTATCTGTTACCGGCTATCGACCACTCTCTCGTCGACGCACTCCCCGGAGCAATCGTGGCGGCAGTCAGCTGGGCAATTCTAAATACACTGTTCGGGATCTACGCCGCACACGCCAGCCAGTACGAGGTGTACGGAGTGCTAGGTGGCGTGCTCCTGTTACTTGCATGGTTTTACATCAGCGGGGTGATTATTGTTTTCGGCGCTGTAATTAACGCAGTACTCTATTAA
- a CDS encoding TATA-box-binding protein, protein MIKVVNVVASGSLGLELDLVTIEEELSDIVDYDPEMYPGAYIHLGESYPLVTIYRTGKYIITGADSKAEADSTRDTLLNLLSDHKILPAADDDWFAIQNYVCMGDIRRELDLDALVIDLGLEISEYEPEQFPGIVYRPPNHNCVLLIFRSGKVIITGGKDIDSSKNAFSTLYEHINNLFRNDSLD, encoded by the coding sequence ATGATTAAAGTCGTAAATGTCGTCGCATCTGGATCTCTGGGCCTAGAGCTCGATCTAGTGACAATCGAAGAAGAACTGAGCGACATTGTTGATTATGACCCAGAGATGTATCCTGGCGCGTATATTCATCTGGGAGAATCATATCCCCTCGTTACTATATATCGTACTGGGAAGTACATTATCACCGGTGCAGACTCTAAAGCAGAGGCTGATTCAACTCGTGATACCTTGCTAAATCTCCTGAGCGACCACAAGATACTTCCTGCCGCAGACGATGACTGGTTTGCTATTCAGAACTACGTCTGCATGGGTGACATCCGGCGCGAATTGGATCTTGATGCCCTCGTTATCGATCTTGGACTAGAGATTTCCGAATATGAGCCAGAACAGTTTCCAGGAATAGTATACCGGCCTCCAAATCACAATTGTGTGTTGCTCATTTTCAGATCGGGAAAGGTTATAATCACAGGTGGCAAGGATATTGATTCTTCAAAGAATGCGTTTTCAACTCTCTACGAGCATATTAACAATCTTTTCAGAAATGATAGTTTAGACTAA
- a CDS encoding TATA-box-binding protein has protein sequence MDPPTDTIQIQNVVGSTAIGQELELKRVAVDLPRADYAPERSPGIIYRTEAPAATSLIFRSGKIVTAGAQSEDALHASLAQVVDALRELGITVPETPDVTVQNIVSNADLGQPLHLNAIAIGLGLENLEYEPEQFPGLVYRLDDPQVVLLLFGSGKLIITGAQTRNDIDQALDTVTKRLTELGMLE, from the coding sequence ATGGACCCACCAACCGACACAATCCAGATTCAAAACGTGGTCGGTTCTACAGCAATCGGTCAGGAACTCGAATTAAAACGTGTCGCGGTCGATCTGCCTCGTGCCGACTATGCTCCCGAACGGTCTCCGGGTATCATCTATCGGACTGAGGCGCCGGCTGCGACGTCACTTATCTTCCGCTCGGGGAAGATCGTGACGGCCGGCGCACAGAGCGAAGATGCCCTTCACGCTTCTCTCGCTCAGGTCGTTGATGCATTACGAGAGCTCGGCATCACGGTTCCCGAAACACCCGACGTTACCGTCCAGAACATCGTTAGCAATGCAGATCTGGGCCAGCCGTTACATCTCAATGCTATCGCTATCGGACTCGGCCTTGAAAATCTCGAATACGAACCTGAACAGTTTCCTGGACTCGTCTACCGGTTGGATGATCCACAGGTCGTCCTCTTGCTCTTCGGCAGCGGGAAGCTCATCATTACAGGTGCACAGACGCGTAATGATATCGACCAAGCACTGGACACCGTCACTAAGCGTCTCACCGAATTGGGAATGCTTGAGTGA
- a CDS encoding asparagine synthase-related protein: MNKELFGVFGDRAEFERLRSGKEFDVIVDGKCSTVGIRDPHLDLPGRSATYTTTHGACVIWGEAHIPGSGSTTTNAARWLLHHYPEHGMDAVSNVSGSYLVFLEYNGHAQLITDPIRSWECFYTDDPGSRVFGTDAMTVARSLSDPSIDSRALTEFLHIGTVLGNRTLVTGLDRVPLDGGITASTIESYQRFSYDPQSFDYATELAARLQRAIRRRAHYPGRKGLLLSGGYDSRTILACLPELDRCYSIGEVDDREMRVARRIATQYDLPHIILESNSRYIRPTPGKVRYSQMIKESLHIHHAGYTDDITVETIYHGLLYDTLFRGYYNKPTGMSLLGKELPIGKSSQPEDVVSALLDQLRDVSDDDTLATCASDVFCDLDGGDPSALIRESIADEFANCATRADSVYNQMALFAIRNQPAKASRIHLADNYLEALIAADAELLLWHLQTPPEHRSTETFLQAMRQLDSDILQHAPPDRPHDSYALNQLERFVRRKLPYVEAFQHAWPDREVSYEECRLDQHLFPDTPSVHQLPAREKLRINDARQWIHWINENSTTPQVVGSEDDRPPSSLRALLDVIWGLL, from the coding sequence ATGAACAAGGAATTGTTCGGTGTCTTTGGTGATCGCGCTGAATTCGAGCGGTTGCGTTCGGGGAAGGAGTTTGACGTCATCGTTGATGGCAAGTGTAGCACAGTCGGGATCCGAGACCCACATCTCGATCTCCCAGGGCGGAGTGCTACATATACGACTACACACGGCGCCTGCGTCATCTGGGGCGAAGCACATATTCCTGGCTCCGGCTCTACCACAACGAATGCCGCCCGTTGGCTGCTTCATCACTACCCCGAGCATGGAATGGACGCAGTCTCCAACGTAAGCGGCTCCTATCTCGTGTTTCTCGAGTACAACGGACACGCACAGCTCATCACCGATCCAATTCGATCATGGGAGTGTTTCTATACTGACGACCCTGGCAGTCGTGTCTTCGGCACCGACGCCATGACCGTCGCCAGATCACTCAGTGATCCCTCGATCGACAGTCGGGCGCTCACTGAATTTCTTCATATTGGAACCGTGCTCGGTAACCGAACGCTGGTTACCGGATTGGATCGTGTTCCACTTGATGGAGGAATCACTGCGTCGACTATTGAATCGTATCAGCGATTCAGTTACGACCCCCAGTCGTTCGATTACGCTACGGAGCTGGCAGCTCGCCTGCAGCGAGCAATCCGTCGGCGCGCTCACTATCCTGGACGAAAGGGACTGTTACTGTCCGGTGGCTATGACTCCCGGACGATTCTGGCGTGTCTCCCCGAGTTGGACCGCTGTTACAGTATCGGGGAGGTAGACGATCGGGAGATGCGAGTTGCCAGACGGATCGCCACTCAATATGATCTCCCTCATATTATTTTAGAATCGAATAGCCGCTATATTCGGCCAACGCCTGGGAAAGTGCGCTATTCCCAGATGATCAAAGAGTCGCTCCACATCCATCATGCTGGGTATACTGACGATATTACCGTTGAGACGATCTATCATGGGCTGCTCTATGATACGCTCTTCCGGGGCTACTACAACAAGCCCACTGGCATGTCTCTCCTCGGGAAAGAGCTCCCGATCGGCAAGAGTAGTCAGCCGGAGGACGTGGTTAGCGCACTCTTGGACCAGCTGCGTGATGTTTCGGATGACGATACACTCGCGACATGTGCGAGTGATGTCTTTTGTGACCTCGATGGTGGCGATCCTAGTGCGCTCATCCGCGAGAGTATTGCGGACGAATTTGCGAACTGTGCGACGCGAGCCGATTCGGTGTACAATCAGATGGCGCTGTTTGCCATCCGAAACCAGCCTGCGAAAGCATCTCGCATCCACCTCGCGGATAATTATCTCGAAGCACTCATCGCAGCCGATGCCGAACTCCTCCTCTGGCATCTCCAGACACCACCGGAACACCGATCGACGGAGACCTTTCTGCAGGCAATGCGCCAACTTGATTCTGATATCCTCCAGCATGCGCCGCCGGATCGGCCACACGATAGTTATGCACTGAATCAGCTTGAGCGGTTCGTCCGGCGAAAGCTTCCCTACGTCGAAGCATTCCAACATGCGTGGCCTGATCGGGAGGTGAGTTACGAGGAATGTCGCTTGGATCAGCATCTGTTTCCCGACACTCCCTCGGTTCATCAACTTCCAGCACGAGAGAAGTTGCGGATAAACGATGCTCGGCAGTGGATCCACTGGATCAACGAGAACAGCACGACTCCACAAGTCGTCGGTTCAGAGGATGATCGTCCTCCATCTTCCCTCCGTGCTCTTCTGGATGTAATTTGGGGTCTCCTGTGA
- a CDS encoding DUF1931 domain-containing protein, whose amino-acid sequence MTDLLVKSGVKNTLDGYQVSKAFYDALDAEVAALLEDAARRTEANDRSTVQPRDL is encoded by the coding sequence ATGACGGATCTGCTCGTCAAATCGGGAGTGAAGAATACACTGGATGGCTACCAGGTGTCGAAAGCGTTCTATGATGCACTTGATGCGGAAGTAGCAGCACTCTTGGAGGATGCAGCCCGGCGAACCGAGGCCAATGACCGCAGCACCGTCCAACCGCGTGATCTCTAG
- a CDS encoding inorganic phosphate transporter yields the protein MVTVLLLVGVLVAIFVGYNVGGATTGPAFGPAVGADAISKSWAAALMTVFFFIGAWTIGRRVVDTLGTELVHDPGVFTLEASIGVLFFIGLALFVGNFFGVPASTSMTAVGAIAGLGLAGEELNWAVMGEIAIWWIVAPFIGFWVSLIIGRYFYAYLNQRVAMERSVGPLLRVDRSRVIPVPVPSATTSRRELGGVTTVIAIGCLMAFSSGTSNIANAIAPLVGSGALEMNPAIVIGCLAVGIGTFTIARRTLETMGNDLTELPLTAAIVVATVSATLVTFLSWIGIPASFVVIATMSIIGLGWGRATRPLTVSEAVRGKQQTTVSVGALAADKVGEELPPIGKENPATIPRASDLFDPSTTARIILMQNLVPVIATLGAYLTFRFVPIFGI from the coding sequence ATGGTCACCGTGTTGCTTCTCGTAGGCGTCCTCGTCGCTATCTTCGTCGGGTACAACGTTGGCGGCGCAACGACAGGGCCGGCGTTCGGCCCAGCAGTCGGCGCCGACGCCATTTCGAAGTCGTGGGCAGCCGCCCTGATGACCGTCTTCTTCTTCATCGGCGCGTGGACGATCGGCCGTCGGGTTGTCGACACACTCGGGACTGAACTGGTCCACGATCCCGGCGTCTTCACGCTGGAGGCCAGCATCGGGGTCCTCTTTTTCATCGGGCTGGCGCTGTTCGTCGGGAACTTCTTCGGCGTCCCCGCCTCGACATCGATGACGGCCGTCGGCGCGATCGCGGGACTCGGCCTCGCGGGCGAGGAACTGAACTGGGCAGTGATGGGTGAAATCGCCATCTGGTGGATTGTCGCTCCTTTTATCGGGTTCTGGGTATCGTTGATCATCGGCCGATACTTCTACGCGTACCTCAACCAGAGGGTCGCGATGGAGCGAAGCGTGGGACCTCTCCTCCGGGTCGATCGTTCCCGCGTCATCCCAGTGCCCGTTCCGAGCGCGACCACGAGTCGGCGCGAGCTGGGTGGCGTGACGACTGTCATCGCGATCGGCTGTCTGATGGCGTTCAGCTCCGGCACCTCGAACATCGCCAACGCGATCGCTCCGCTGGTCGGCAGCGGTGCACTTGAGATGAACCCCGCCATCGTTATTGGCTGTCTGGCTGTCGGCATCGGCACGTTCACCATCGCTCGTCGCACTCTGGAGACGATGGGCAACGACCTCACCGAACTCCCGCTGACGGCGGCTATTGTCGTTGCGACCGTCAGCGCCACGCTCGTGACCTTCCTCTCTTGGATCGGGATCCCCGCAAGCTTCGTCGTGATCGCCACGATGTCGATCATTGGCCTCGGCTGGGGACGGGCGACCCGTCCGCTCACAGTCTCCGAGGCAGTGCGCGGGAAACAACAAACAACGGTCTCAGTTGGAGCGCTTGCCGCCGATAAGGTGGGCGAGGAGCTGCCGCCGATCGGCAAAGAGAACCCCGCGACGATTCCGAGGGCATCGGACCTGTTCGACCCATCGACGACAGCCCGAATCATCCTGATGCAGAACCTCGTTCCGGTGATCGCGACCCTTGGAGCGTACCTGACCTTTCGGTTCGTCCCCATCTTCGGGATCTAA
- a CDS encoding Eco57I restriction-modification methylase domain-containing protein: MSQAASPSDTYLNSNLFSGYYLDERVADLDAWDCDDEAQAALSQLQEAYNQEGGLLPSYKEEDVLSKWIDEVLDVLGFDSLSETNVTAGRGEIDRTLFASSQDRIDAAHLRQDGDLDGMYSKSVALLEAKKWNTDFSTRFNEGRQYRDASHQIKFYLERTPEDVKWGILTDGRKWRLYGTKDYETQTYYEIDLPELLESGRVEQFKYFYVFFRAAAFEEIGGSTFLDEVWNESETAAQELGEDLQDNVFTALRVLGEGFVEKNDLWIDPDDDAALDELKEQSLVLLYRLMFILYAESRGLIDPDTPRAEDEYQSNFSLEALRDEILEEIDNARGFDEVYSSYSTTMWSRMEDLFRLIDSGEQELGIPAYNGGLFDHDQHAFLTENEVSNRHLAEVIYRLSTTQADDGSYVPADYADLDTRHLGTIYEGLLEHEFRIAPEEYAAVSEDGGQVWKPATEVTVADAVESVEKGELYVVNDEGERKATGAYYTPDYVVTYIVEETIDPLLEDIEEDLREEGLNSGTEAYVYAFADRVLELKVLDPAMGSGHFLTKATGYLADAVMQEVRKVEKVAGVFDEQDVRRRVSKECIYGVDLNGMAVELAKLSMWLETLAADQPLAFLDHHLKEGNSLIGSDISEVLSGDTGDSGGQLTLHQAFARVRQNALDHVMDLVQELLSYDNDTLEDIKSMEALHAEIRSDPLYERLFEIANVHTAEQFGVDIPEGSYERMAEALRNESWIEIEEQAWFRSAQAMAEEEQFFHWELEFPVAFYAEDGKQKTDAGFDALIGNPPYVRMEKFKKAKKYLTAEFDTHAARTDLYVYFIEQSVRILRKDGLYGAIVSNKFLRSNYGKNVRSLLGSQTAIHEIIDFGGLPVFPDATVRSAIVISQKNPKSGKNPLFAPIDNLEFELLSSKVNQVGYEIDSENLQGEEWRLVSHEISELMGKIEAQGKPLIKCVNGQQIGRGIVTGLNNAFFIDESKRNSLIEKDPKSAEIIRPIARGRDIRSYYVKDNPSYLLYMNHGVNIDKYPAIENHLKEYKEALEGRATEQNWYELQQPQQAYIEHFEGAKILYPVIAPENRFAFHTGPLYLNDKCFFIPTEDRYLVGILNSTLCLFYLQQVLAKLEGANQDDIYYEFRSQYMEQLPIKQPQEDREKIAEMTEDIHKLHRERAQLNLSLLDYLGNYTEGLVLPDIGFFQPTSSSILDATTEDYKKLRVGDVRTKRDGCRVTIYARARYKPENEDEYETDRWGYTETDYLEAFTLANLSEEEAAMIEVFVPVAVNEADGFAGFRDNATKTNSPIDRLKAITLPDSDDITHDLQRYLKAKERSEELNEKIEKIDRLIDDIVFDLYNLTEEEIEIVEEYVS; encoded by the coding sequence ATGAGTCAGGCTGCGTCCCCATCCGATACCTATCTCAACTCGAATCTCTTTTCGGGCTATTATCTCGATGAGCGTGTTGCGGATCTCGATGCCTGGGACTGTGACGACGAAGCCCAAGCAGCCCTTTCGCAGCTCCAAGAGGCGTACAATCAGGAAGGCGGACTGCTTCCCTCCTACAAAGAGGAGGACGTCCTGAGCAAATGGATCGATGAGGTGCTTGATGTCCTGGGGTTCGATAGCCTCAGCGAGACGAACGTCACGGCCGGTCGTGGCGAGATCGACCGGACACTCTTTGCCTCTAGCCAGGATCGAATTGATGCCGCGCACCTTCGACAGGATGGCGACCTCGATGGGATGTACAGCAAATCAGTGGCCCTCTTAGAAGCCAAGAAGTGGAACACCGACTTTTCGACGCGCTTCAATGAGGGACGCCAGTACCGTGATGCATCCCATCAAATCAAATTCTATCTTGAGCGAACACCCGAGGACGTCAAATGGGGTATTCTCACAGACGGTCGGAAGTGGCGACTGTATGGAACCAAGGACTACGAGACTCAGACCTACTACGAGATCGACCTGCCTGAGCTGCTTGAATCGGGTAGGGTTGAGCAGTTCAAATACTTCTACGTCTTCTTCCGGGCGGCGGCCTTCGAGGAGATCGGGGGCTCGACCTTCCTCGATGAAGTCTGGAACGAATCCGAGACTGCAGCACAAGAGCTCGGTGAAGATCTGCAGGATAACGTCTTCACAGCTCTTCGAGTACTCGGTGAGGGCTTCGTCGAGAAAAACGACCTGTGGATCGATCCTGATGATGATGCAGCGCTGGACGAGCTCAAAGAGCAATCGCTGGTTTTGCTCTATCGGCTCATGTTCATTCTGTACGCCGAGTCACGCGGGCTGATCGATCCAGATACCCCACGGGCCGAAGATGAGTATCAATCGAACTTCAGCTTAGAGGCCCTTCGGGATGAGATCCTTGAGGAGATCGACAACGCTCGAGGATTCGACGAGGTGTATAGCAGCTACTCGACGACCATGTGGAGCCGCATGGAGGACCTCTTTCGACTTATTGACTCTGGTGAGCAGGAGTTAGGGATTCCGGCGTACAACGGCGGATTGTTTGATCACGACCAGCACGCATTCCTGACTGAGAATGAGGTTTCGAATCGCCACCTTGCGGAAGTAATCTATCGACTTTCGACCACCCAGGCCGATGATGGTTCGTACGTGCCTGCGGACTATGCGGATCTAGATACGCGCCACCTCGGAACGATCTACGAAGGCCTGCTCGAACATGAATTCCGCATTGCGCCTGAGGAGTACGCGGCGGTCTCGGAGGACGGTGGTCAGGTCTGGAAACCCGCGACGGAGGTTACAGTCGCCGATGCGGTTGAATCGGTTGAGAAGGGTGAGCTCTACGTCGTCAACGATGAGGGTGAGCGAAAGGCCACTGGTGCGTACTATACGCCCGACTATGTGGTAACCTACATCGTTGAGGAGACGATCGATCCCCTCCTTGAGGACATTGAGGAGGATCTTCGTGAGGAGGGGTTAAATTCGGGGACTGAGGCGTACGTGTATGCCTTCGCGGATCGAGTGCTGGAGTTGAAGGTGCTCGATCCAGCGATGGGATCGGGACACTTCTTGACGAAAGCCACAGGCTATCTGGCGGACGCTGTAATGCAGGAGGTCCGGAAAGTCGAGAAGGTCGCGGGCGTCTTCGACGAGCAGGATGTTCGGCGGCGCGTCTCAAAGGAGTGTATCTACGGTGTTGACCTGAACGGGATGGCCGTCGAGTTAGCGAAGCTCTCGATGTGGCTGGAGACGCTTGCGGCCGATCAGCCCTTGGCGTTCTTGGATCATCATCTGAAAGAGGGCAATTCGCTGATTGGGAGTGATATTTCGGAGGTCCTGAGCGGCGATACGGGGGATAGCGGGGGACAGCTGACGTTACATCAAGCGTTTGCGCGGGTTCGACAAAATGCGCTCGATCATGTGATGGACTTGGTTCAAGAGTTGCTGTCGTACGACAATGATACGCTTGAGGATATCAAGTCAATGGAAGCTTTGCATGCGGAAATTCGGAGTGATCCATTGTATGAACGCCTGTTTGAAATAGCGAACGTGCATACGGCCGAGCAGTTCGGGGTGGACATTCCTGAGGGATCGTATGAGCGAATGGCCGAGGCACTTCGCAACGAATCGTGGATTGAGATTGAAGAACAAGCTTGGTTCCGGTCTGCACAGGCTATGGCCGAGGAGGAACAATTCTTTCATTGGGAGTTGGAGTTCCCCGTAGCCTTCTACGCAGAGGATGGTAAACAGAAGACAGATGCCGGATTTGACGCGCTGATCGGGAATCCTCCTTACGTTCGGATGGAGAAGTTCAAGAAAGCCAAGAAATATCTTACAGCAGAATTCGATACACATGCTGCTCGAACCGATCTTTATGTTTACTTCATAGAACAGTCAGTACGTATCCTCAGAAAGGATGGGTTGTATGGCGCTATCGTGTCGAACAAATTCCTCCGCTCAAATTATGGAAAGAACGTCCGATCTCTTCTCGGTTCTCAGACAGCTATCCATGAAATTATTGACTTTGGTGGATTACCAGTGTTTCCTGACGCTACTGTCCGGTCGGCAATAGTGATCTCCCAGAAGAATCCTAAATCTGGGAAGAATCCTCTTTTTGCTCCAATTGATAATCTGGAGTTTGAGCTTTTGTCTTCAAAGGTTAACCAAGTCGGATACGAAATTGACTCTGAAAACCTTCAGGGTGAAGAATGGCGGTTAGTTTCTCACGAGATTTCGGAATTAATGGGGAAAATCGAAGCTCAAGGAAAACCACTTATCAAGTGTGTTAACGGACAGCAAATCGGACGTGGTATTGTAACGGGACTAAATAATGCTTTCTTTATTGATGAATCTAAGCGAAATTCCTTGATCGAAAAGGATCCAAAGAGTGCAGAGATAATTCGACCTATTGCTAGAGGAAGGGACATCAGATCATACTATGTCAAAGATAATCCTTCCTATCTTCTGTACATGAATCATGGTGTCAACATTGACAAATACCCCGCCATTGAAAACCATCTTAAAGAGTACAAAGAAGCTTTAGAAGGCCGGGCAACCGAACAAAATTGGTACGAGCTACAGCAGCCCCAGCAGGCGTATATTGAGCACTTTGAAGGGGCCAAAATCCTCTATCCTGTTATTGCTCCAGAAAATCGATTTGCATTCCATACTGGACCACTCTATTTGAATGATAAATGCTTCTTCATCCCAACAGAGGACCGCTATTTAGTTGGTATCTTAAATAGTACACTGTGTCTGTTCTATCTTCAACAAGTACTTGCCAAATTAGAGGGTGCCAATCAAGATGATATCTACTACGAATTTCGATCGCAATATATGGAACAGTTACCCATTAAGCAACCACAAGAAGACAGGGAAAAGATTGCTGAAATGACTGAAGACATACATAAATTACACAGAGAACGAGCCCAACTCAATCTCTCACTTCTCGATTATCTCGGCAATTACACTGAAGGTCTAGTTCTCCCAGACATTGGTTTCTTCCAACCAACCAGCTCCAGCATCCTTGACGCGACCACAGAGGATTACAAGAAGCTCCGTGTCGGTGATGTGAGGACTAAACGCGACGGTTGCCGCGTCACTATTTACGCGAGGGCACGGTACAAGCCTGAGAACGAAGACGAGTACGAGACTGACCGCTGGGGGTACACGGAGACGGACTACCTCGAGGCGTTTACGCTTGCAAATCTCTCCGAGGAAGAGGCTGCGATGATCGAGGTATTCGTACCAGTCGCTGTCAATGAGGCCGACGGATTTGCAGGATTCCGAGACAACGCCACAAAGACAAATTCTCCCATTGACCGATTAAAAGCCATCACCCTGCCTGACTCTGACGACATTACACATGATCTTCAACGCTATCTCAAAGCAAAGGAGCGTTCTGAGGAACTCAACGAAAAAATTGAGAAGATCGATCGGCTTATCGACGACATCGTCTTTGACCTCTACAATCTCACTGAAGAGGAAATTGAGATAGTAGAGGAATATGTATCATAA
- a CDS encoding MarR family transcriptional regulator, with product MVNAHYEPNDGEEKILELFKEGRGTNRPWGRANPMYFRQRTDLDKGQVEYSLSNLAKAGWIVQLNKGGLYEFVEDPRQ from the coding sequence ATGGTAAACGCACACTATGAACCAAATGATGGAGAGGAAAAGATTTTGGAATTATTTAAAGAAGGGCGTGGAACTAACAGGCCATGGGGGCGTGCAAATCCAATGTATTTTCGTCAGAGGACAGATTTAGACAAAGGCCAGGTAGAATATTCTCTTTCTAATCTCGCAAAAGCTGGCTGGATTGTTCAGCTCAATAAGGGCGGTCTCTATGAATTTGTTGAGGACCCACGGCAATAA
- a CDS encoding transcriptional regulator FilR1 domain-containing protein, producing MERECIPLAALEDERTATNPLNDEQFVVREAINELIDSTCLDILRVLDGDASTPTGIENQGIVSRQTASEHLSAFARHGLINQKASAPLEYTLTYGGVFVLEAVEACLEELSREQLSFLTRSPRPLQLLRTLRTRPATRSELTTSGEDSPSSVTIWRALQAFVDYGWCETESGSYSLISAGKQALAAYEELLVLGEQAIEKAPFLQRLSTTWGDFPTHALTDAEIVASEPASPGLVVEAALKLCDPQTRQFRILTSVFNPTVFAGYHKLLKLGVVLEPIVDASVYETICANDDFHYLLDNSKYERYTLSRLEESLTLGIGLYDERKIAIGAYNEVGEGNHIAVLISTHEDMVEWGTKVYQTYREQALPPDESDY from the coding sequence ATGGAACGTGAGTGTATCCCGTTGGCTGCACTCGAGGATGAGCGCACAGCTACAAATCCACTCAACGATGAGCAATTCGTTGTTCGTGAAGCGATCAACGAACTCATCGATTCGACGTGCTTGGATATACTCCGTGTGCTTGATGGAGACGCGTCAACGCCAACGGGCATTGAAAACCAAGGGATCGTTTCCCGACAAACTGCCTCAGAGCACCTCTCAGCATTCGCACGTCATGGGCTCATCAATCAGAAAGCATCAGCACCGCTCGAATACACCCTCACATACGGTGGTGTATTCGTCCTAGAAGCCGTCGAAGCATGTCTTGAAGAACTCTCTCGCGAACAGCTTTCATTTCTCACCCGGTCACCTCGACCGCTTCAACTGTTGCGGACGCTCAGAACACGGCCTGCAACGCGAAGCGAACTCACAACATCCGGTGAGGATTCACCATCCAGCGTCACGATTTGGCGTGCCTTACAAGCGTTTGTAGATTACGGCTGGTGTGAGACGGAATCCGGCTCGTACTCGCTTATCTCAGCCGGGAAACAAGCCCTAGCTGCATACGAAGAGTTGCTTGTACTGGGTGAGCAAGCAATCGAGAAGGCTCCGTTCTTACAACGTCTCTCAACGACCTGGGGCGATTTTCCCACACATGCTCTTACAGATGCGGAGATCGTTGCATCGGAACCAGCATCTCCTGGTCTTGTTGTAGAGGCCGCACTCAAGCTCTGTGATCCTCAAACGCGACAATTTCGTATTCTCACGTCTGTGTTCAATCCAACAGTGTTTGCTGGGTATCATAAGTTGCTCAAGCTGGGCGTGGTCTTAGAGCCGATTGTCGATGCATCGGTCTACGAGACGATTTGTGCCAATGACGACTTCCACTATCTCCTAGATAATTCCAAATATGAGCGTTATACGCTGTCTCGGCTTGAGGAATCGCTCACGCTTGGTATCGGACTCTATGATGAGCGGAAAATTGCTATCGGCGCATACAATGAAGTCGGTGAGGGCAACCATATTGCCGTTCTCATTAGTACACACGAAGATATGGTTGAGTGGGGAACGAAGGTGTACCAGACATATAGAGAACAAGCTCTCCCTCCGGATGAATCAGATTACTGA
- a CDS encoding MarR family winged helix-turn-helix transcriptional regulator encodes MPPSEQTDAVRDLSPSAKLVYIVLVENGQLTQQGIAEESYLPVRTVRYAGKQLKEIDVIDEEISIHDARQRVYYLTADDREGS; translated from the coding sequence GTGCCACCAAGCGAGCAGACGGACGCAGTGAGGGACCTTTCACCGAGTGCCAAGCTCGTCTATATCGTGCTCGTAGAGAACGGACAACTCACCCAGCAGGGAATTGCCGAGGAGTCGTATCTACCTGTTCGGACGGTTCGCTATGCAGGCAAGCAACTCAAAGAGATCGACGTTATCGACGAAGAAATTAGTATTCACGATGCACGACAGCGTGTATATTATCTCACAGCTGACGATCGGGAGGGTTCCTGA